The following are encoded together in the Ranitomeya imitator isolate aRanImi1 chromosome 4, aRanImi1.pri, whole genome shotgun sequence genome:
- the LOC138674366 gene encoding rho guanine nucleotide exchange factor 11-like has protein sequence MDAAAEVTRLHQSASSSASSLSTRSLDNPTPPYTPKLSRRSMESPNMIFSDESLLANLQEDDLGHMSDPEPDAQNWQHTVGREVAQHLSAKERARQEVIHELFMTEASHLRVLRVLDHIFYQRMRKENLLSTEELLLMFPNLPELIEIHNYLVELIKRVREEGPVVKEIGDLMLSRFDGAAGEEVSQETAKFCSCQTIALDLIKIKKRKEARFNLFMQEAESSPQCRRLQLKDLIVSEMQRLTKYPLLLENIIKHTDAGTPEYEKLCHSWSRCKDILKFVNEAVKQRDNEYRLGEYQKRLDSTSLERSNNPVAAEFKNLDLTTRRMIHEGSLTWKITKDETIDLHVLLLEDLLVLLQKKDEKLVLKCRSKTSVVSSDTKQTFSPVIKLNSVLVRSVATDKRAFFIICPSEHGPEIYELVALISSEKNTWKDLLEEAAKSATRHPPTFIKLSTQSVVHSGTPSKSSVLQDAIPNLLSEASMRTNSEDLTIDENQGEFLGHSHKSEVLLEESESLEEDEAQTPTQLPFPSQVEDTGVGLEDRSYPTYLAYQWPSVSEGLAKSALEDVQNLRQLILRRLLPMRHSDHSEDDHTPTPSVSDGAGYPCEMVTESVTDTLDDGLGEVSSQCSSIAESSGTAEDFAYRHKRQGEVVGSNDVIPLPDSSQSERVLQEAGGGTVLDGNMFYVVMPTVSPLQEPEEEPQRPSELSRYREPEGSPNLTKLDNNIENGNLPAQSIESKASGSDLPPSLVIQDVDTIFRTIEQLTVILHRLQEVESAHHELLRSLKDKTTEDASQEPETVMVEDNKQPEVHHKSAVNSSSLSISVSLHRDTLTDPRDDALNLTMGL, from the exons ATGGATGCTGCGGCTGAAGTGACGAGACTGCATCAGTCCGCATCATCTTCAGCGTCCAGCCTGTCCACAAG GTCTTTGGATAACCCAACACCACCGTACACCCCCAAGTTGAGCCGCAG GAGTATGGAGTCTCCAAATATGATCTTTAGTGATGAATCTTTGCTGGCCAATCTACAAGAAGATGATTTGGGGCATATGTCTGACCCTGAACCTGATGCCCAGAATTGGCAACATACCGTAGGCAGAGAGGTGGCTCAACATCTTAGTGCAAAGGAGAGGGCACGCCAGGAAGTGATACATG AGCTATTTATGACAGAAGCCTCTCATCTCAGGGTCCTTCGAGTTCTCGATCACATCTTCTACCAGAGGATGCGCAAGGAGAACCTTCTGTCCACCGAGGAACTTTTGCTCATGTTTCCCAATCTCCCCGAGCTGATTGAGATTCACA ATTATTTAGTAGAACTCATTAAGAGGGTGAGGGAGGAAGGGCCAGTGGTTAAAGAGATTGGTGACCTCATGTTGTCCCGG TTTGATGGGGCCGCAGGAGAAGAAGTGAGCCAAGAAACCGCCAAGTTCTGCTCATGCCAGACGATCGCGCTCGAtcttattaaaataaaaaagcgtAAAGAAGCTCGGTTCAACCTTTTCATGCAG GAAGCGGAGAGCAGCCCTCAGTGCCGAAGACTTCAGCTGAAAGACCTAATAGTATCAGAGATGCAGAGATTGACGAAATACCCATTGCTTTTGGAGAATATTATTAAACACACGGATG CCGGCACACCAGAATATGAAAAGCTTTGCCACAGTTGGAGTAGATGTAAAGACATCCTGAAATTCGTGAACGAGGCAGTGAAGCAGCGAGATAACGAATATCGGTTGGGGGAATACCAGAAACGCTTGGATTCCACCTCCCTGGAGAGAAGTAATAACCCTGTGGCTGCAGAATTTAAG AACTTGGACCTGACGACGAGGCGAATGATTCATGAAGGATCTCTAACATGGAAGATAACAAAAGATGAAACAATCG ATCTGCATGTTCTTCTCTTGGAAGATCTTTTAGTTCTGCTTCAGAAAAAAGACGAGAAGCTGGTGCTTAAGTGTCGCAGCAAGACCTCAGTGGTGTCTTCCGATACTAAGCAAACATTCAGTCCTGTTATCAAGCTGAACTCTGTTCTGGTCCGATCAGTAGCCACAG ATAAGAGAGCCTTCTTCATTATTTGCCCATCTGAACATGGGCCCGAGATCTATGAGTTGGTGGCACTGATATCTTCTGAGAAAAACAC GTGGAAAGACCTACTTGAAGAAGCTGCCAAAAGTGCCACGAGACATCCACCTACCTTTATAAAACTGAGCACTCAGAGCGTAGTCCATTCCGGGACACCTTCTAAGAG TTCGGTGTTACAGGATGCAATCCCAAATTTATTGTCCGAAGCAAGTATGAGAACCAACAGTGAAGACCTCACAATTG ATGAGAATCAAGGAGAGTTCCTGGGACACTCTCATAAGAGTGAGGTTCTTCTAGAAGAATCGGAAAGCCTAGAAGAAGATGAAGCACAGACTCCTACACAATTGCCATTTCCATCTCAAGTGGAAGATACAGGAGTGGGTTTGGAGGACCGGTCTTATCCCACTTACCTCGCCTACCAGTGGCCTTCAGTGAGTGAAGGTTTGGCAAAATCTGCACTGGAAGATG TCCAGAATCTCCGTCAGCTGATTCTACGGAGGCTTCTCCCCATGAGACATTCGGATCATTCAGAGGATGACCACACGCCTACGCCTTCAGTGTCTGATGGGGCAGGGTACCCATGTGAGATGGTGACAGAATCTGTAACAGATACTCTAGATGATGGTCTGGGAGAAGTGTCATCGCAATGCTCTAGTAttgcagaaagcagtgggactgcggAGGATTTCGCTTATCGGCACAAGCGGCAAG GTGAGGTGGTGGGCAGTAATGATGTCATACCGTTGCCAGACAGCAGCCAATCAGAAAGAGTGTTGCAGGAAGCTGGCGGCGGGACGGTTTTAGATG GAAATATGTTTTATGTGGTAATGCCAACTGTATCGCCATTACAAGAACCCGAGGAAGAGCCCCAGCGACCTTCAGAATTGAGTCGGTACAGAGAACCAGAAGGAAGCCCAAATTTGacaaaattggacaacaatatagaAAATGGCAACCTACCAGCTCAAAGTATAGAAAGCAAAGCGTCTGGCTCTGACTTGCCACCTAGTTTGGTTATTCAAGATGTTGATACGATCTTCAGAACAATTGAGCAGCTAACAGTCATATTACACAGGTTGCAG